DNA sequence from the Acidobacteriota bacterium genome:
CAGCACGCCCACCTGACGCTGCGGATCAGTAAACGTGATCGGGCGAGCGGAGGGATTCTGGCTGATGCCGGACATCGTTACCGACACGCTGCCCACGCCGAGGGCGGCGTTAGCGTTGACGCGAATGCGGGAGATGTTGATCTGATCACCAACTACAAACGTGGTATTGTTGGTGAAGAAACGCAGACGCACGGTGCTGGCTCCTATCAGCGATGCGCTTACCAAGCCGGCGGGGCAGACTCCGGCAAAACCAGGGCCGGCGCAGGTAACATTGTTGGCCAGCGAGATTTCAGCAGGTGCTGTTGCATCATCATTGGTGATCGCCACAGAGAACACGAGGTCAATAGTCGAACCCGCATCCGCGACGGCGGGGATAATACCGGCGTTGAGGGCGGTGAGCACCACTTCGCCAGCCGTTTCAGTTAAACCTTCTTGCCGCATCTGGCGAGGCAAGCTGGTGGAGGTGAAGGCCACGCCCTGAGCGTAGAGGGCCGCCGTGCTGGCGACCATCATCAGAGTCAAGGCCATAAACTTCATGGTCATTCTTTTCATTTGTGTTAATTCTCCTTCTCCATAAATGGATGTGAACGTAATTTCTGTTAAACCCTTAGAGCGACGTTGCGGCTGCTCTAGACTGCCCGCGCCCCACTCCCTCTCATGCTCAGAACAATTGCCTCAGAGCATTTCGCTCAAAACGCTCTGTTCAAAAACTTACTGTCCTAACAAGGCTGCTCAGAACAATTGCGCCCTGACATTTGAATCTCCGGCTCGTATTGCTAACCGTCGTTCCGGATGTCAGTTCGCCAAACCTGTTCCCAGGCATTCCGTTGGTCCGTGGCCGCAACTCCCCGCTCAGAGAATATATCGGCCTATACTTCATAGGACCACAGGGTAAACGAAAGCCTTTTATATCATCCCTGCCCGGGAGTGGCAAGTACTTTTCCCTGGAATGCGCGTTTGAGGTTGCGTTTCAAGTTACCCCATTCGTCGCGTACCAAGGATGCTCATTCCTTGCCATGTCAATGCGGAATACCGACACTTCAAGAATACTATCGACCGCTCTGACTTTCGAGTCAACTGCAAACTCGAATCCGGGTTGCTCAGGCCCGTTATCAAATCGGTTCAAAGTGCCGGCTTACGATCAGTTCAAAACAGATGGCGATTGTACCCTGCGCTCATTGGCCAATGCAAGCCCCTTTTGCAAATTTATTTTGCGGTGCCGGTAATCATTTTCCAACTCTCTGGCCAACTCCCTGGCTAGTCCCGACCGAGCCTAATGTTTTCAGGGTGCTCTTCAATATGGCTGGGGCATTGTCGGGGTGTTTTTTTGACGGTCATCCCTAGCTGTGCTAAGGTGGCTGAAGGAGCACATTCGCCAACAATTACATGCCTCAATACAGGAACCAAGCCAGACAATTCTTCTCCGAAAAATACGGCTTGTCAGATACCGATCTTGACCGCTATCTCTCCGCCGCGCTGGCCGATGGCGGAGATTACGCCGATCTCTACTTCGAGTACCGGTCCACATCTTCCATCAGCCTCGACGAGTCTCTCGTTAAGGGCGCCACCCAGGGCGTCTCGGTGGGCTGCGGCATCCGTGTCATCTCTGGCGAGCGCACGGGATATGCCTACACCGACGATCTATCGAGCGACAAGATCGTGAAGGCCGCACGCCTGGCAGCGCATATCTCCAGCGCGCCGGCGCGCGTCGTCTCCATGAACATCAATGAGCAAAGCCAACAGGCCTTGGCACGCAACCTCTATCCTGTTGTGCAAGCGCCTACGGACATGGACCTCGCCACCAAGTTGGATCTGGTCTGGCGCGCCGACCGCGCCGCCCGCGCCCATGACTCCCGCATCGCGCAGGTCAGGGCCGGATACGCCGACGAAGTGCGGACCATACTGAATGTTACTTCCGAAGGCGGCATAACTGGCGACTACCAGCCGCTGGCCCGCTTCAGCGTTTTCTGTCTGGCGCAGGATGGCTCGCAGGTCCAGCGCGGCTCAAGCGGGGGAGGTGGGCGCGTCGAGTTCGATTTCTTTCTCAACGAAAAAACTCCCGAGCACTTCGCCACGGAGGCCGCGCGCCAGGCCATTCTGCAACTGGATGCGGTGGACGCTCCGGCGGGTGAGATGGAAGTGGTGTTAGGCCCCGGATGGCCCGGCATCCTGTTGCATGAAGCGATCGGACATGGGCTGGAGTCGGACTTCAATCGCAAGAAGACTTCGGCGTTCAGCGGGATGATTGGCCAGCGCGTAGCCAGCGACATCTGCACGGTGGTGGACGACGGTACCCTGCCCAGCCGCCGCGGTTCGCTCAACGTGGACGACGAGGGCACTCCCACATCCACGACTGTCCTGATCGAAAAGGGAATTTTGCGCGGATACCTGCAAGACAGGCTCAGCGCCCAACTGACCGGCGCCACGCTTACCGGGAACGGTCGGCGAGAGAGTTATGCGCATATCCCCATGCCGCGCATGACTAATACATATATGTTGTCCGGTGAGTCGGATCCGGCTGATATTTTACGCTCAGTCAAGCGCGGCCTTTACGCCGTGCAGTTTGGCGGCGGACAGGTGGACATCACCAACGGCAAGTTTGTATTCACGGCGTCAGAGGCCTACCTGATTGAAGACGGCAAGGTAACGCGCCCGGTGCGCAACGCCACACTGATCGGCGATGGCCCCACGGTGCTGCGCCAGGTCTCCATGGTGGGCCACGACCTGCAACTCGATGAAGGCATCGGGACCTGTGGCAAGGATGGCCAGTCCGTGCCGGTGGGCGTCGGCATACCGACCATCAAAGTGGATCGACTGACGGTCGGGGGCACCGGCTAATCGGCTTACCCATGGAAAATCTGCAACAACTCGCGCAGGAAGTGGTGGCCGCCGCGGTGAAAGGCGGAGCCACGGCCGCCGACTGCGTGGTGCGCGAAGGCAATGAAGCCTCGGTAACGGTTCGTCGCGGAGAAGTCGAACAGATTAAGCAAGCAGGCTCGAAGGCTATGGGCGTCCGCGTGATGATCGGGCAGCGCTCAGCCAGTACCTACACCTCCGATTTTTCGGGCGCGGGTATTCGGCGATTGGTCTCCGGGGCGCTGGACGCCGCCCACATCACCTCCGAAGACCCTGGCGCGGGGCTGGCCGATCCGGCGTTGCTTGGAAAACATGATCTGGACTTGCAACTTTATTCCGAAGAGGTAACGCGCATCGAGGCTCCGGCGTTGATCAATGCCGCTCTCCGCTGTGAGCAAGCTGCCTTCTCGACCGATCCCAGAATACGCAATTCGGAGGGCGCCTCCTGCGACGCCTCCTACGGACGCAAGGTGCTGGCCACATCGCAAGGCTTCGTCGGGGAGTACGCCCGTTCATTTTGTTCGTTGTCGGTAGCGCCGATTGCGTCTTCTTCAGGCGACAGTGCGCAGGGAATGCAGCGCGATTACTGGTACTCCGTCGCGCGTAATTTTTCGGGCCTCGAAGCCGCCGAGGAAGTCGGACGCATTGCCGCCGAGCGCGCGCTGCGCAGACTGGGCGCTCGAAAAGTGGCCACCACCAAGGTTCCAGTGATCTTTGACCAGCGGACGGCGCGGGCAATGATATCGAGCATCGGCGACGCCATTAGCGGCGATGCCATCTACCGGCGCGCATCCTATCTTTCAGGCAAGCTCGGCGAGAAGATCGCTTCCGATCAAGTTACAATCATTGACGACGGGACCATTCCGGGCGGGTTCGGGTCCGCGCCGTTCGACGACGAAGGGGTCAAGACGCGGCGCAACGTCATCATCGAAGGCGGCGTGCTGAGGAACTATCTGCTGAACAGCTACACCGGGCGAAAGTTAAACATGCCCACCACCGCAAACGCCTCGCGAGGCATCGCGGGTAGTCCTTCCATCGGGTCGCACAATTTTTATTTGCAGGCTGGCAAGCAGAGTCCCGAGGAGATAATCGGTTCGGTACAGGATGGTTTTTATGTCACCGATTTCATGGGATTTGGTGTAAACGTCGTCACTGGCGATATTTCGCACGGAGCATCCGGGCTATGGATTGAGGGCGGCAAGCTGGCCTACCCTGTCGAAGAAGTAACGGTTGCCGGAAATCTGTTGGATATCTTTTGCAATATCGCGGCGGTTGGCTCCGACCTGGAGTTTCGCGGTTCGCTGGCATCGCCCACAATACTTGTTTCCGAGATGACCGTGGCGGGCCATTAAAAAGTTTTCGGTACGAGATTCATCATTACAAAATTTGAGGACACCTGAACATGGACACCAAGAAAGTAAAAGACCCGGCAGAACGAAAAAAGCTCAAGCGCGCCGCCCGCAAGGCGCAGCCGCCCAAGGCGAAGCGCACGGAAGCTCGTGGCGCGGCGAAGAAAAAAATCAAGAAAATGATGCGCGGCCAGAGCAAGCGCTAACTGGCAGAGCGGATACCTCGCGCAATCACGGCAGATCACCCAAGGTGCATCTGCCGTGCCCCGCTGGCGTGATTGTCTATTTCTCGTCCTGCTCCAGAGTTCGCCATGTCTTCTCCCAGTTCATCTCCATCGCCGGCCAGCCCGTCAGAAATCGTTCAGTTTATTGCCGCCCTCCCCAAGGCAGAGCTGCATGTTCATCTGGAAGGATCGGTTGATGCCGACACGCTCTGGGAGCTTGCCACGCAGCAGCGCTCCCCGCTTTTCGCGCAGGGAAGAGCGGCGGTGGACGCGCTCTATCAGACCAGGGAATATTCCGCATTTCTCGACGCGTTCAAAGCGGTCTGCCTGCATCTTCAGACGCCCGATGATTACGAGCTGATCACATACAGGGCACTGCAACGGATGGCCGCGCAGAATGTCCGCTATGCGGAGATCACTCTTTCGGTCGGAGTGATGGTGTGGAGGGAACAGGCCGTCGAGCCGCTATTCAGCGGTGTCGAGCGTGGCGCGCGCCGCGCGCGGCGTGATTTTGAGATTCGAGCTCAATGGATATTCGACGCGGTCCGGCATCTCCCACTCGAGCAGGGATGGGAAGTAGCACGCAGCGCGGCCCGCTTGACCGGCCGCGGGGTCGTGGGCATCGGGATCGGCGGCAATGAAGCCTCTGGCCCAGCGGAAAATTTCGGTGCGATATTTGGGTTTGCCCGTCAGCGCGGGTTGCGACGGGTGGCCCACGCCGGCGAAGCGGTGGGTCCGGAATCCATCTGGAGCGCATTGCGGATTCTTCATGCCGAGCGCATTGGGCACGGACTTTCCGCGGCGGCGGACCGCAGCTTGGTGGAGCATCTTGCGCAGCTTCGGGTTCCGGTGGAAATCTGCCTGACAAGCAATCTGCGAACTGGCGGAATTTCTGAAATCAGTCATCATCCGTTGCGAGATTATTTTGATGCGGGAATGCGCGTCTCGCTGCACACGGATGATCCGGCTTTGTTCGGAGTTGATCTTAACAGCGAATATCTGCTGGCTCACCAGGTGTTTGGTTTCTCGCGAGGGGAGCTGCGGCAGTTGGCGGTGAATTCTTTTGAGGCTTCGTTCTTGCCGCCCAATGAGCAGATGGAATTTCTAAAGGAATTGGCGGGGCATTAGTCCGCACGCACGAGAGACCACATATGCGCATATTGATCACCGGCGGAAACGGTATGTTGGGGCGTGACCTTCAGCAGGAACTGGCGGTTTTCCATGAACTGTTTCCCTTGGATCATGCGACTTGCGACATTACCGATGAGACCTCGCTAGCGAAAATATTCGCCGACATCAAACCTCAACTAGTCATCAATTGTGCGGCGTACACGGACGTGGACGGTTGTGAGCGCTCACCCGGGCAAGCCATGGCCGTGAACGCTCGTGGCGCTGGTAACGTGGCACGCGCCGCCGAACGGGTTGGCGCACGGGTATTTCACATCAGCACGGATTACGTATTCGACGGTTCGGATCGCTGCGCTGAAGTCGCTCCACCATCCGCGCCGAGTCTCGCGGAGCCGCCGGAATATGTTGAGCAGGATGCCACGCACCCATTGAGCTGCTATGGTCAGAGCAAGTTGGAGGGCGAGCGCCGCGTACTGGCCTCCCCGGTCGCACCATCCACGCACCTGGTGATCCGCACATCCTGGCTGTACGGACTGCACCGCGTCAACTTCGTCGATCGCGTCGTGGAGCAAGCGCAGCGCGGCGGTCCGGTGAAGGCGGTTGCGGATCAAATCTCCTGCCTAACCTGGACTCGGGAACTGGCGAGAGGCATTGGCCAGTTAATCGCCCGAAGAGACAAAACCCCGGCCGCAGGCATCCTGCATCTGGCCGGGTCCGGGCCGTGCACGCGATTGAAAAATGCAGCCCACATCATTGGCTGGCTGGCGTCCCAAACCAACGGTTCGTCAGCAACTATTGAATTGATCCCTACGACGTGGGCTGCGCTGAATCTTCCTGCCCAGCGCCCGGTTTACTCCGCGATGACCTCATCCCGGTTCGCGGAACTTGGCATCGCGCCGCTCCCGGACTGGAAAACGTCGCTGGATGAATATTTTGAACTGCGCAGTAAATCCGCGACAACCACTAATTAAAGAGGCTTGCGTGACAGGCCCGGAGATAGCTTGCCGAGCAACTGAAGCAATGGGCGCGCCGCAGAAGGCGGCGGACTCCCGCCGGTTAAAAGCAAATCCTTGGCAGCAATTTCCCGTCCGTATAACGCCTTATTGTCGTCGCCAGAGGGACTCAGCACGGCGCCATTCAGAGAGATTCCAGCGAACAGGCCCTTACTGCGGGAATAGGACAGCACCTTGGCGGTCATCTGCGCATCCGTGGCTGCCGTTACGTTGCGTCCAACGGGGCCAGCGGCAACTGCACCATCCACGCCGAGCGTGAACTTATCCTGCAACAACTTTCTGATTCCATCAATGTTCATGAAGAGCAGAACATAGTCGGTCGCCGAGGCTCCCAGCTGAAGGCCAACACTTCCCCCGGACATGGAAAACCCCGATGGCGGCCCCCAGTCTCCTTTGCCCTCGTTGCGGCGGCACAGGATGAATCCTGCTCCATGCTGCCCCCCGATACCGATCGCGAGCTTCTTCACACTCGGCAAAACCACGCTGCAGGCAGCTCGGGATAGCAGGTCCTGCGGAATACCCCTGTCCGGCGTGTCCATAACTTCCTTCAACA
Encoded proteins:
- the tldD gene encoding metalloprotease TldD, whose translation is MPQYRNQARQFFSEKYGLSDTDLDRYLSAALADGGDYADLYFEYRSTSSISLDESLVKGATQGVSVGCGIRVISGERTGYAYTDDLSSDKIVKAARLAAHISSAPARVVSMNINEQSQQALARNLYPVVQAPTDMDLATKLDLVWRADRAARAHDSRIAQVRAGYADEVRTILNVTSEGGITGDYQPLARFSVFCLAQDGSQVQRGSSGGGGRVEFDFFLNEKTPEHFATEAARQAILQLDAVDAPAGEMEVVLGPGWPGILLHEAIGHGLESDFNRKKTSAFSGMIGQRVASDICTVVDDGTLPSRRGSLNVDDEGTPTSTTVLIEKGILRGYLQDRLSAQLTGATLTGNGRRESYAHIPMPRMTNTYMLSGESDPADILRSVKRGLYAVQFGGGQVDITNGKFVFTASEAYLIEDGKVTRPVRNATLIGDGPTVLRQVSMVGHDLQLDEGIGTCGKDGQSVPVGVGIPTIKVDRLTVGGTG
- a CDS encoding TldD/PmbA family protein; this encodes MENLQQLAQEVVAAAVKGGATAADCVVREGNEASVTVRRGEVEQIKQAGSKAMGVRVMIGQRSASTYTSDFSGAGIRRLVSGALDAAHITSEDPGAGLADPALLGKHDLDLQLYSEEVTRIEAPALINAALRCEQAAFSTDPRIRNSEGASCDASYGRKVLATSQGFVGEYARSFCSLSVAPIASSSGDSAQGMQRDYWYSVARNFSGLEAAEEVGRIAAERALRRLGARKVATTKVPVIFDQRTARAMISSIGDAISGDAIYRRASYLSGKLGEKIASDQVTIIDDGTIPGGFGSAPFDDEGVKTRRNVIIEGGVLRNYLLNSYTGRKLNMPTTANASRGIAGSPSIGSHNFYLQAGKQSPEEIIGSVQDGFYVTDFMGFGVNVVTGDISHGASGLWIEGGKLAYPVEEVTVAGNLLDIFCNIAAVGSDLEFRGSLASPTILVSEMTVAGH
- the add gene encoding adenosine deaminase codes for the protein MSSPSSSPSPASPSEIVQFIAALPKAELHVHLEGSVDADTLWELATQQRSPLFAQGRAAVDALYQTREYSAFLDAFKAVCLHLQTPDDYELITYRALQRMAAQNVRYAEITLSVGVMVWREQAVEPLFSGVERGARRARRDFEIRAQWIFDAVRHLPLEQGWEVARSAARLTGRGVVGIGIGGNEASGPAENFGAIFGFARQRGLRRVAHAGEAVGPESIWSALRILHAERIGHGLSAAADRSLVEHLAQLRVPVEICLTSNLRTGGISEISHHPLRDYFDAGMRVSLHTDDPALFGVDLNSEYLLAHQVFGFSRGELRQLAVNSFEASFLPPNEQMEFLKELAGH
- the rfbD gene encoding dTDP-4-dehydrorhamnose reductase, which encodes MRILITGGNGMLGRDLQQELAVFHELFPLDHATCDITDETSLAKIFADIKPQLVINCAAYTDVDGCERSPGQAMAVNARGAGNVARAAERVGARVFHISTDYVFDGSDRCAEVAPPSAPSLAEPPEYVEQDATHPLSCYGQSKLEGERRVLASPVAPSTHLVIRTSWLYGLHRVNFVDRVVEQAQRGGPVKAVADQISCLTWTRELARGIGQLIARRDKTPAAGILHLAGSGPCTRLKNAAHIIGWLASQTNGSSATIELIPTTWAALNLPAQRPVYSAMTSSRFAELGIAPLPDWKTSLDEYFELRSKSATTTN